In Candidatus Sedimenticola sp. (ex Thyasira tokunagai), the following proteins share a genomic window:
- a CDS encoding VF530 family DNA-binding protein, translating to MNDEIGYTNNPLHGIGLKKMLTEIVDYYGFDMLFAYLNINCFKNNPSIASSVKFLKKTDWAREKVEAFYLYQFKSLPRASSEQFALSPRDRIIPEDQTPGEPAELSLEDAERVREKSAKKSAAYDQSAKYRSGKSVDTQRGGQSKKRESNNPWKSGGESSSSPSAAVESDNDPWAKRRK from the coding sequence ATGAATGATGAGATCGGTTACACGAATAACCCTCTTCACGGTATTGGTTTGAAAAAGATGTTGACCGAAATAGTCGATTACTACGGCTTCGATATGCTCTTTGCCTATCTAAATATCAATTGTTTTAAGAACAACCCAAGTATAGCTTCCAGCGTGAAGTTTCTTAAAAAAACCGATTGGGCGCGTGAAAAAGTTGAAGCCTTCTACCTGTATCAATTTAAAAGCTTACCTAGAGCATCTTCCGAACAGTTTGCATTGTCACCCAGGGATCGCATTATTCCAGAAGATCAAACGCCAGGTGAGCCTGCTGAGCTGAGCTTGGAGGATGCTGAGCGGGTGCGTGAAAAAAGCGCCAAGAAATCGGCTGCATATGACCAGAGTGCTAAATATCGCTCGGGTAAGAGTGTTGATACTCAAAGAGGTGGGCAGTCTAAAAAACGAGAGAGTAATAACCCGTGGAAGAGCGGCGGTGAATCGTCAAGTTCTCCAAGTGCCGCTGTTGAGAGTGATAACGATCCATGGGCAAAACGGAGAAAGTAA
- the rmuC gene encoding DNA recombination protein RmuC encodes MQLLNQYIDLILLSGVIVTLLLIFALWARQNTLVRNLKLSTERQGEGVRRLEELLRNQERQLLDAISREGEKRKEEGHSFQQRQLLQISKLYQALERRFGEMQKGTADEIGALKLSLSERLDGFQQGLDKAITENRLAQQQELSQGIDGVARQLAEGLLRNTETLGKRVDVLTASTDQRLQEISGQVEKRLSEGFEKTTETFTRVLEHLSRIDEAQKRITELSSNVVSLQEVLADKRSRGAFGEVQLNGLVSNLLPERSFALQHTLSSGARADCILFLPEPTGNICIDAKFPLESFRRLSNNDLNEGERNRAASQFRVDIRKHIDDIANKYILPGETADGAVMFIPAEAVFAEIHATFPELVDEAHRRRVWLVSPTTMMAILTTARAVLKDAATREQVHIIQQHLHSLSKDFGRFQSRMDKLAGHIRLAHQDVDEVNISARKISHRFGQIEQVELDEPVESLPSV; translated from the coding sequence ATGCAACTGCTCAACCAATATATCGATCTTATTTTGCTCTCCGGGGTAATAGTTACTCTACTGCTAATTTTTGCACTGTGGGCAAGGCAGAATACCCTGGTTCGCAATCTCAAACTCTCAACAGAGAGACAGGGGGAAGGCGTGCGGCGGCTGGAGGAGCTGCTCCGAAATCAGGAGCGGCAACTGTTGGATGCAATAAGCCGAGAGGGCGAGAAACGTAAGGAAGAGGGGCATAGCTTTCAGCAGCGGCAGCTGTTGCAGATCTCAAAACTCTACCAGGCGCTGGAACGCCGCTTTGGTGAGATGCAGAAAGGAACGGCAGACGAGATCGGGGCGCTCAAGCTATCACTCTCAGAACGACTTGACGGTTTCCAGCAGGGACTGGATAAAGCAATCACAGAAAATCGTCTGGCTCAACAGCAGGAGCTCTCCCAAGGAATAGACGGTGTTGCCCGGCAACTGGCAGAGGGGCTGTTACGCAATACTGAAACACTGGGCAAGAGGGTGGATGTACTTACCGCCTCTACCGACCAGCGCCTGCAGGAGATCAGCGGTCAGGTGGAGAAACGGCTGAGTGAGGGTTTTGAGAAGACCACCGAGACCTTTACCCGGGTGCTGGAGCATCTGAGCCGTATCGATGAGGCGCAGAAGCGAATCACCGAGCTCTCATCCAACGTCGTCAGCCTCCAGGAAGTGCTGGCGGATAAACGCTCCAGGGGGGCATTTGGTGAGGTGCAGCTCAACGGCCTGGTGAGCAATCTTCTGCCGGAGCGTAGTTTTGCCCTGCAGCACACCCTGAGCAGCGGTGCCCGGGCAGACTGCATCCTGTTCCTTCCAGAACCTACCGGTAATATCTGTATTGATGCCAAGTTTCCCCTTGAGAGCTTTCGGCGTCTGAGTAACAACGACCTTAATGAAGGGGAACGTAACCGTGCCGCTAGTCAATTTCGTGTCGATATACGTAAACATATCGATGATATTGCGAATAAATATATCCTCCCGGGCGAGACTGCAGACGGTGCAGTGATGTTTATTCCGGCAGAGGCGGTCTTTGCCGAAATCCATGCGACCTTCCCCGAGCTGGTGGATGAGGCCCACCGCCGCCGAGTCTGGCTGGTCTCACCCACCACCATGATGGCAATACTCACCACCGCCCGAGCGGTACTGAAAGACGCGGCCACCCGTGAGCAGGTTCATATCATCCAGCAGCACCTGCACAGCCTGTCAAAAGATTTCGGCCGTTTTCAGAGTCGAATGGACAAACTGGCGGGACATATCCGTCTGGCCCACCAGGATGTGGATGAGGTGAATATATCCGCCCGTAAAATCAGTCACCGTTTTGGGCAGATAGAGCAGGTTGAGTTGGATGAGCCGGTCGAGTCGTTACCATCTGTGTGA
- the mtaB gene encoding tRNA (N(6)-L-threonylcarbamoyladenosine(37)-C(2))-methylthiotransferase MtaB codes for MHIYLKTLGCRLNEAEIETWSRDFQSRGHQITPHLEDADLVVVNTCAVTGEAVRKSRKLMHKAHRDNPHAKLVVSGCYTSLETAGDARAQGVDLIVDNRDKDRLVEIAEHELNLHAMPALATVPGENSLLSRGRQRAFIKVQDGCRYQCTFCIVTVARGEERSRPIKEVVTEINQLHDEGIQEVVLTGVHIGGYGNDCASSLYELIRAVLDHTSIPRLRLGAVEPWDLPDGFWALFDNPRFMPHLHLPLQSGADTVLRRMARRCKSDEFESLVMQARRQVPDFNVTTDIIVGFPGETDEEWQQTMAFVEKIGFGHLHIFAYSPRPGTLAAAMPNEIPREVIRQRSEEMHQLGERMKRRTLEHHISREFSILIEGSEENGNGEWRGYTPNFLRVRIKAAAKSGLSNSIRQVRLEGISEGGDELIGRLLPNQR; via the coding sequence ATGCACATCTATCTAAAAACCCTCGGCTGCCGCCTCAACGAGGCCGAGATTGAAACCTGGTCACGGGATTTCCAGTCCCGGGGACACCAAATCACCCCCCACCTGGAAGATGCTGATCTGGTGGTGGTCAACACCTGCGCAGTCACCGGTGAGGCAGTGCGCAAGTCGCGCAAACTGATGCATAAGGCGCACCGTGACAATCCTCATGCCAAACTGGTCGTAAGTGGTTGCTACACTTCCCTGGAGACCGCCGGTGATGCCCGCGCCCAGGGAGTCGATCTGATTGTCGACAATCGTGATAAGGATCGTCTGGTGGAGATTGCCGAGCATGAACTCAACCTCCACGCCATGCCCGCCCTCGCCACGGTGCCGGGGGAGAACAGTCTGCTCTCCCGTGGTCGTCAGCGCGCCTTTATCAAAGTTCAGGACGGTTGCCGCTACCAGTGCACCTTCTGTATCGTTACCGTCGCCCGTGGGGAGGAGCGCTCTCGCCCCATCAAGGAGGTGGTAACGGAGATCAATCAGCTCCACGACGAGGGTATTCAGGAGGTGGTGCTTACCGGTGTACATATCGGGGGCTACGGTAACGACTGCGCTAGCAGCCTCTATGAGCTGATCAGAGCGGTGCTCGACCACACCTCGATTCCTCGCCTGCGTCTGGGGGCGGTAGAGCCCTGGGATCTGCCTGATGGGTTCTGGGCACTGTTCGACAACCCCCGTTTTATGCCCCACCTTCACCTGCCGCTGCAGAGTGGTGCCGATACGGTACTGCGGCGTATGGCTCGCCGCTGCAAGAGCGATGAGTTTGAGTCACTGGTGATGCAGGCACGCCGCCAGGTTCCCGACTTTAACGTCACCACCGACATCATCGTCGGGTTTCCTGGTGAGACGGATGAGGAGTGGCAGCAGACCATGGCATTTGTCGAGAAAATAGGCTTTGGCCACCTGCACATTTTCGCCTACTCACCACGCCCCGGCACCCTGGCAGCCGCTATGCCCAACGAAATACCACGAGAGGTTATTCGTCAGCGTAGCGAGGAGATGCATCAGTTGGGTGAGCGCATGAAACGCCGAACACTTGAGCACCACATCAGCCGGGAGTTCTCGATACTAATAGAGGGGTCAGAAGAGAACGGCAATGGTGAGTGGCGAGGCTACACGCCCAACTTTCTCCGTGTGAGGATCAAGGCGGCAGCAAAATCGGGGCTCAGCAACAGCATCCGACAGGTTCGCCTGGAAGGTATCAGTGAAGGGGGCGATGAGCTGATTGGCAGGTTGCTACCCAATCAACGATAA